A single Prochlorococcus marinus XMU1410 DNA region contains:
- a CDS encoding GUN4 domain-containing protein has product MSNKEQDNYSNATLDLIKKFVDSNQRKRINSLTQIESEVENIFNLGPSLFDMFDREGDDWAAGWILQVLKKFKPEFFENSKFNNWFNTYSDIDINYEDLQLMLVEQKFEDADRLTSSYLRKLAGKLAEKRGYVFYSEVKNMSGKDLETIDRLWTIYSTGRFGFSIQAKILKSVGKKYELMWPKIGWKKEGLWTRYPGSFCWSLDAPDGHMPLINQLRGVRLMDSILRHPAISNRHNNIL; this is encoded by the coding sequence ATGAGTAACAAAGAACAGGATAACTATAGTAATGCTACTTTAGATCTTATAAAAAAATTTGTAGATTCCAATCAAAGAAAAAGAATAAATTCATTAACTCAAATAGAATCTGAAGTCGAAAATATTTTTAATCTTGGCCCATCATTGTTTGATATGTTTGATAGAGAAGGAGATGACTGGGCTGCGGGTTGGATATTACAAGTTTTAAAAAAATTTAAGCCAGAATTCTTTGAAAACTCTAAATTCAACAATTGGTTTAATACATATTCAGATATTGATATTAATTATGAAGATTTGCAATTGATGTTAGTTGAGCAAAAATTTGAAGATGCAGATAGATTAACAAGTTCCTACTTACGAAAATTAGCTGGAAAATTAGCTGAAAAAAGAGGATATGTTTTCTACAGTGAAGTTAAAAATATGTCAGGGAAAGATCTAGAAACAATAGATAGATTATGGACTATTTATTCTACTGGTAGATTTGGATTTTCAATTCAAGCAAAGATATTAAAATCAGTAGGGAAAAAATATGAATTAATGTGGCCGAAAATAGGGTGGAAAAAAGAGGGCTTATGGACTAGATATCCTGGATCTTTTTGCTGGTCATTGGATGCTCCTGATGGACATATGCCTTTAATAAATCAACTAAGAGGAGTAAGACTTATGGACTCCATCTTACGGCATCCCGCCATTTCAAATAGACACAATAATATTCTTTAA
- a CDS encoding ATP-binding protein, giving the protein MSFYRGKNILKRFFKRPKINWSNYEFESSLQLNEFVDQLLEPINNSQSSYLIKLGLHEALVNAVKHGNKLDPKKNIRVRRIITPNWCVWQIQDQGNGLEIKKRDYKLPKKISSVNGRGLYIINECFDDIRWSSKGNRLQLALKR; this is encoded by the coding sequence ATGTCCTTCTACCGGGGCAAAAATATTTTAAAAAGATTTTTTAAAAGACCAAAAATTAACTGGTCAAACTACGAATTCGAATCATCATTACAGTTAAATGAATTTGTCGATCAATTATTAGAACCTATTAATAATTCTCAATCAAGCTATCTTATAAAACTTGGTTTACATGAAGCTCTAGTTAACGCAGTAAAACATGGAAATAAATTAGATCCTAAAAAAAATATTAGAGTAAGAAGAATAATTACTCCTAATTGGTGTGTTTGGCAAATTCAAGATCAAGGTAATGGTTTAGAAATAAAAAAAAGAGACTACAAATTACCAAAAAAAATAAGTAGTGTAAATGGCCGTGGTCTATACATTATTAATGAATGTTTTGATGATATTAGATGGAGTAGTAAAGGTAATAGGCTTCAGTTGGCTTTAAAAAGGTGA
- the mnmH gene encoding tRNA 2-selenouridine(34) synthase MnmH, with protein sequence MYFKRKELEKFRCFKGPLIDVRSPSEYYKGHMPNSINIPLFDDDERSIIGTIYKKEGRKKAVIEGIKFFEIKMELILDNLFKSIESHTTFPNKNNELFVRIYCSRGGMRSQSIGWLLDKFKLNIVTLNGGYKIYRRWVLDSFSNKLNLVVIGGKTGTGKTRLLSLLEKYKYQTIDLEGFACHRGSTFGGLGMKKQPSNEQFENIIAEELNSFKCSNNIFVEAESANIGKCKIPHEFFNQMKNSRRIEIIRSESNRIDELIDTYSVFKKEDLQESVLRIKKRLGPQRTKIALESIHNEKWDLVCRSVLDYYDKCYEYEKVGKNNIKIIDLTDKKYDESILELINNVL encoded by the coding sequence ATGTATTTCAAAAGAAAAGAACTAGAGAAATTTAGATGTTTTAAAGGACCACTTATAGATGTTAGGAGCCCGAGTGAATATTATAAAGGACACATGCCTAATTCTATTAATATTCCACTATTTGATGATGATGAGAGATCTATAATTGGTACAATTTACAAAAAAGAAGGTAGAAAAAAAGCAGTCATAGAGGGAATAAAATTTTTTGAAATAAAAATGGAATTAATTCTTGATAATTTATTCAAGAGTATTGAGTCTCATACAACTTTTCCTAATAAAAATAATGAATTATTTGTTAGGATATATTGCTCTAGAGGAGGGATGCGTTCACAAAGTATTGGATGGTTATTAGATAAATTTAAATTAAATATAGTTACACTTAATGGTGGATACAAAATATATAGAAGATGGGTATTAGATAGTTTTTCAAATAAGTTGAATTTAGTAGTTATAGGCGGAAAAACAGGAACAGGGAAGACAAGATTATTATCATTACTTGAAAAATATAAATATCAAACTATTGATCTTGAAGGATTTGCTTGTCATAGAGGAAGTACATTTGGAGGTTTAGGAATGAAAAAACAACCCTCAAATGAACAATTTGAAAATATAATTGCAGAAGAATTAAATTCTTTTAAATGTTCTAATAATATTTTTGTAGAAGCTGAAAGTGCAAATATAGGTAAATGTAAAATTCCTCATGAATTCTTCAATCAGATGAAAAACTCTAGGAGAATTGAAATTATAAGGAGCGAATCTAACAGGATAGATGAGTTAATAGATACTTATAGTGTATTTAAAAAAGAGGACCTCCAAGAATCAGTACTAAGGATAAAAAAAAGACTAGGGCCGCAAAGAACAAAAATAGCTCTTGAATCAATTCATAATGAGAAATGGGACTTAGTTTGCAGATCAGTTTTAGATTATTACGATAAGTGTTATGAATATGAAAAGGTTGGCAAAAATAATATAAAGATAATAGATTTAACTGATAAAAAATATGATGAAAGTATCCTAGAGTTAATAAATAATGTTTTATAA
- a CDS encoding class I SAM-dependent methyltransferase, with translation MARESISKIAYKTLQQSKSIAGFAHKQISSRLMNFILPDSKLENFNIDRDLLIQIQNSMDILREEDWNDAEKNIYPKKLLFDEPWLRYLTQYPKIWLDMPNTWDRRRKQNFDDLPKSIDKDNYPQYYLRNFHHQTDGYLSDFSASIYDLQVEILFNGSADSMRRRIIKPIKEGLEIFRDRKKSSIKILDVATGSGRTLKQLRAAFPKEKITGIDLSDSYLKEASRYISDLDGDLIQLIKGNAEELPFENDSFQCISCVYLFHELPRTIRAKVLNEFFRVLEPGGILVLADSIQISDSPDFTSVMESFYKSFHEPFYSDYIKEDIDSKIEDVGFKDVKSNSFFMTKVWSAVK, from the coding sequence ATGGCTAGGGAATCTATCTCAAAAATTGCATATAAAACGCTACAACAAAGTAAAAGCATTGCAGGTTTCGCTCACAAGCAGATCAGTTCAAGATTAATGAACTTTATTCTTCCCGATTCAAAGCTTGAAAATTTTAATATAGATAGAGACCTTCTAATACAAATCCAAAATTCAATGGATATCTTAAGAGAAGAAGATTGGAATGATGCAGAAAAAAATATATATCCAAAAAAATTATTGTTTGACGAACCATGGCTTAGATATCTAACTCAATATCCTAAAATTTGGCTTGATATGCCTAATACATGGGATAGACGCAGAAAACAAAACTTTGATGATCTTCCAAAATCAATTGATAAAGATAATTATCCTCAATATTACTTGAGAAATTTTCATCATCAAACAGATGGTTATTTATCAGATTTTTCAGCTAGCATTTATGACCTTCAAGTTGAGATACTTTTCAATGGTAGTGCTGACTCAATGAGAAGAAGAATAATTAAGCCAATAAAAGAAGGACTTGAAATTTTTAGAGATAGAAAAAAAAGTTCTATAAAAATACTTGATGTGGCTACAGGATCAGGAAGAACATTAAAACAATTAAGAGCAGCATTTCCTAAAGAAAAAATTACAGGCATTGATTTATCTGATTCATACTTAAAAGAGGCAAGTAGATATATTTCAGATTTAGATGGAGATTTAATTCAATTGATAAAAGGTAACGCTGAGGAATTACCTTTTGAAAATGATAGTTTCCAATGCATTTCTTGTGTTTACTTATTTCATGAATTACCTAGAACAATTAGAGCTAAAGTATTAAATGAATTTTTTAGAGTTCTTGAACCTGGCGGAATATTAGTTTTAGCTGATTCAATTCAAATAAGTGATTCACCAGACTTTACATCCGTAATGGAAAGTTTCTATAAATCGTTTCATGAGCCTTTTTATAGTGATTACATAAAAGAGGATATAGATTCTAAAATTGAGGATGTAGGTTTTAAAGATGTAAAATCAAATTCCTTTTTTATGACCAAAGTATGGTCTGCTGTAAAGTAA
- a CDS encoding DUF6439 family protein produces the protein MTYWDKDTIQLVQNLNNKLKIDHSKWHKDKGNKYKRAAELISAGLCHLIISCNDKETIEYIEESVKWLKEINLDQPCPSKNHLFKAN, from the coding sequence ATGACCTATTGGGATAAAGATACTATTCAGCTTGTTCAAAATCTTAATAACAAATTAAAGATTGATCATTCTAAATGGCATAAAGATAAAGGAAATAAATATAAACGAGCTGCAGAACTAATTTCGGCTGGATTATGCCATTTAATTATTTCTTGCAATGACAAGGAAACTATTGAATATATAGAAGAAAGTGTTAAATGGTTAAAAGAAATAAACTTAGATCAACCTTGCCCTAGTAAAAATCACCTTTTTAAAGCCAACTGA